The proteins below are encoded in one region of Sulfitobacter sp. SK012:
- the glgC gene encoding glucose-1-phosphate adenylyltransferase: MKTKRLTQRSMVFVLAGGRGSRLKELTDRRVKPAVPFGGKARIIDFALSNAMNSGIRKMAIATQYKAHSLIRHVQRGWNFFGAERNEFLDVLPASQRGGTESWYKGTADAVTQNIDIVDSYGIDYVVVLAGDHIYKMDYEIMLRQHVETSADVTVGCLTVPRMEATAFGVMDTDKEGRITSFLEKPADPPGTPEDPNLALASMGIYVFDWKFLRELLLRDAEDTNSTNDFGNDLIPDIVKNGKAMAHRFDESCVREEGAPAYWKDVGTVDAFWQAHIDLTNFTPELDLWDRDWPIWTYNESVPPAKFIHDERDRRGMAISSMVSGGCIISGTEVRNSCLFTNVHTNSYAVLDHAVVLPNVTINRSARLRQVVIDGSVIIPEGLVVGEDPTEDGKWFRVTERGTTLITQDMLNKRAASL, encoded by the coding sequence ATGAAGACAAAGCGCTTAACGCAAAGGTCCATGGTTTTCGTACTGGCCGGTGGGCGAGGGAGCCGTCTGAAAGAACTAACAGACAGGCGCGTGAAACCCGCCGTGCCGTTTGGCGGCAAGGCCCGCATCATCGATTTTGCACTGTCTAACGCGATGAATTCCGGCATCCGTAAAATGGCGATTGCCACGCAATACAAAGCCCACAGCCTGATCCGCCACGTGCAGCGTGGTTGGAATTTCTTTGGGGCCGAACGCAACGAGTTCCTCGATGTGCTGCCTGCCTCGCAACGCGGTGGAACCGAGAGTTGGTACAAGGGTACAGCAGACGCCGTCACCCAGAACATCGATATCGTCGACAGCTACGGCATTGATTATGTCGTCGTTCTGGCGGGCGATCACATCTATAAAATGGACTATGAAATCATGCTGCGCCAGCATGTGGAAACCAGTGCAGATGTGACGGTTGGGTGCCTGACAGTGCCACGCATGGAAGCGACGGCTTTTGGTGTGATGGACACTGACAAAGAAGGCCGGATCACCAGTTTTCTGGAGAAACCAGCCGATCCGCCTGGCACGCCCGAAGATCCAAATCTGGCTCTGGCATCGATGGGTATCTACGTTTTTGACTGGAAGTTCCTGCGTGAACTTTTGCTCAGGGACGCCGAAGACACAAATTCAACGAATGACTTTGGCAATGATCTGATTCCAGATATTGTGAAGAACGGCAAAGCCATGGCGCACCGGTTCGATGAAAGCTGCGTGCGCGAAGAGGGTGCTCCGGCTTATTGGAAGGACGTGGGCACGGTCGATGCGTTTTGGCAGGCGCATATTGATCTGACCAATTTCACGCCGGAACTGGACTTGTGGGATCGCGATTGGCCGATCTGGACCTACAACGAAAGCGTGCCGCCAGCAAAATTCATCCATGATGAACGCGACAGACGCGGTATGGCAATTTCAAGCATGGTGTCAGGCGGATGTATCATTTCGGGCACCGAAGTGCGTAATTCTTGCCTGTTTACCAATGTGCACACCAATTCCTATGCGGTGTTGGATCATGCGGTGGTCTTGCCGAATGTGACGATAAACCGCTCCGCACGATTGCGGCAGGTGGTGATTGATGGAAGCGTGATCATTCCTGAAGGCTTGGTGGTAGGAGAAGACCCAACCGAAGACGGCAAGTGGTTTCGGGTAACGGAGCGTGGAACGACATTGATCACACAGGATATGTTGAACAAGCGAGCTGCCTCTTTATGA
- the glgA gene encoding glycogen synthase GlgA has product MTKILFVVSECAPLIKTGGLADVAGALPGALSVFGDEVRTLLPGYRMVMGKLSKTKVVQKFDDLFGGPASVLACMVAGLDLLILDAPHLYDRDGGIYVDATGHDWPDNAERFAALSYVAAMIAADGVAGWQPDIVHGHDWQAGLTPEYMQATGTDVPFVFTVHNIAFHGNVGADRLVALGLDPSRFSADHFEFWGQISALKSGLMGAAKITTVSQTYAHELLTPEFGMGMDGVLRHRNPDLVGIVNGIDEDVWNPATDPNVTPYKTTKGKAANKKALQKVFGLGQSDGPLCVLVSRLSEQKGIDLLIAALPELLHRGGQLALLGSGDPLLEVALLEAAAQNENVSVKIGYDEALSHLMMAGGDAILVPSRFEPCGLTQLYGLRYGTLPLVALTGGLADTVINASPVALSSGVATGLQFHPITAAALGQSFVRLSKLYSDPKTWATMQRNAMKQQVGWDASAAKYHALYASLSSVAA; this is encoded by the coding sequence ATGACCAAGATCCTCTTTGTCGTGTCTGAATGCGCCCCTCTGATTAAGACGGGGGGATTGGCTGATGTTGCTGGCGCGCTGCCTGGTGCATTGTCGGTCTTTGGCGATGAGGTTCGGACCTTGCTGCCCGGATACCGCATGGTGATGGGCAAGCTTAGCAAAACAAAAGTGGTCCAGAAGTTCGACGATCTCTTTGGTGGGCCGGCATCTGTGTTGGCCTGCATGGTTGCGGGGCTTGATCTGCTCATTTTGGACGCGCCGCATCTTTATGACCGGGATGGCGGGATCTACGTTGATGCGACAGGCCACGATTGGCCGGATAACGCAGAGAGGTTTGCAGCACTGTCCTATGTCGCAGCGATGATCGCCGCGGATGGTGTGGCTGGATGGCAACCTGACATTGTTCACGGCCATGATTGGCAGGCAGGCCTGACACCGGAATATATGCAGGCTACCGGCACAGATGTTCCGTTTGTTTTTACGGTCCACAACATCGCGTTTCATGGCAATGTAGGGGCTGATCGGCTAGTTGCTTTAGGCCTTGATCCAAGCCGTTTTAGTGCAGATCACTTTGAATTCTGGGGTCAAATTTCCGCGTTGAAATCCGGTTTGATGGGAGCTGCAAAGATCACCACGGTGTCCCAAACCTATGCACATGAGTTGCTGACACCAGAGTTTGGCATGGGCATGGACGGTGTACTGCGGCATCGCAATCCAGACCTTGTTGGCATCGTAAACGGAATCGACGAGGACGTTTGGAATCCTGCGACAGACCCCAATGTCACGCCGTATAAAACAACCAAAGGCAAAGCCGCGAACAAGAAAGCACTGCAGAAGGTTTTTGGCTTGGGACAATCGGATGGGCCGCTTTGCGTGCTGGTATCCCGCTTGAGCGAGCAAAAGGGTATTGATCTGCTGATTGCCGCCCTACCTGAGCTGTTGCATCGAGGGGGCCAATTAGCGCTGTTAGGGTCCGGTGATCCCCTACTTGAAGTAGCTTTGCTGGAGGCTGCTGCGCAGAACGAGAACGTATCGGTCAAGATCGGCTATGATGAAGCCCTGTCGCATCTAATGATGGCCGGCGGCGATGCGATCCTTGTGCCTTCTCGGTTTGAACCCTGCGGGCTGACCCAGCTTTATGGATTGCGCTATGGCACCTTGCCGCTTGTGGCGCTGACAGGCGGATTGGCCGACACCGTCATCAACGCGTCTCCTGTTGCGTTGTCTAGTGGCGTGGCGACGGGTCTGCAATTTCACCCGATTACCGCCGCCGCTTTGGGGCAGAGTTTTGTGCGTTTGTCAAAGCTTTACAGTGACCCCAAAACTTGGGCCACGATGCAGCGCAATGCTATGAAACAACAGGTCGGGTGGGACGCTTCAGCAGCTAAGTATCACGCGCTTTATGCGTCCCTATCAAGCGTGGCCGCATGA
- the glgX gene encoding glycogen debranching protein GlgX → MSIDAFPIRPGLPHPLGAHFDGDGVNFAVFSRNATRVILCLFDEDGVENQVVTLPEREGHIWHGYIPGMRPGQQYGFRMDGPYKPEEGHRFNPYKLLIDPYAKRLTGQPVWNNALFGYKTDHKDQDLSFDKTDSAPYMPRSVVVDPAFSWGDGNRPNHALENTIIYEAHVKGLTAGRSDIENAGSYLAIASDPILEHLNKLGVTAIELLPVQAFVADKFLIDRGLKNYWGYMTYGFFAPDPRYMQGNDIAEFQQMVARFHSAGIEVILDVVYNHTAEGSEMGPTLSFRGLDNASYYRLSDDPRYYVDDSGCGNTLDFENPFVLRLVMDSLRYWVEVMHVDGFRFDLCTTLGRTRDGFDRDGPFFRAIGQDPVLNRVKLIAEPWDIGPGGYQLGAYPAPFAEWNDKFRDNTRQFWRGDRGKVSAMAARFAGSAQFFDHDGRSATSSLNFLTAHDGFTLHDTVSYSTKHNAANGEDNRDGHSENHSDNMGIEGPTDDPAIVKARIRRKRNLMATLMLSQGTPMILAGDEVGNSQGGNNNAYCQDNEIGWVDWPEEGDPFFTFCQQAIAFRKMHPILRQRRFLHSRQRLIDGEPDLFWRQVNGDAMRQSDWDDPDLMTLVAEMRMVSGTPEYVEREGALLIALNRGTAVEITPPKVPAGEVWVRRFDTSQEDAIAVTPGLHVAADAVVVFSKEKQHAE, encoded by the coding sequence ATGAGCATCGACGCCTTTCCGATTAGGCCTGGTCTTCCGCATCCTCTTGGCGCGCATTTTGATGGTGACGGTGTAAATTTCGCCGTGTTTTCGCGCAATGCCACCAGGGTCATCTTGTGTCTTTTCGATGAAGATGGCGTCGAAAACCAAGTGGTGACGTTGCCTGAACGCGAGGGCCATATTTGGCACGGGTATATCCCCGGCATGCGGCCGGGGCAGCAATACGGCTTTCGAATGGATGGCCCCTACAAGCCCGAAGAGGGCCACCGGTTTAACCCCTATAAACTCCTGATTGATCCCTACGCAAAACGCCTGACGGGGCAACCCGTTTGGAATAACGCCCTGTTTGGATACAAGACCGATCACAAAGACCAAGACCTGAGTTTCGACAAAACCGACAGCGCGCCCTACATGCCGCGTTCGGTCGTGGTGGACCCTGCATTCAGTTGGGGAGACGGCAATCGACCCAATCACGCCCTAGAGAATACCATCATCTACGAGGCTCACGTCAAAGGGCTGACCGCGGGCCGCTCAGACATCGAAAACGCTGGTAGCTATCTGGCAATTGCGTCCGATCCGATCCTGGAACACCTCAACAAACTGGGGGTCACGGCGATTGAATTGCTGCCGGTACAGGCGTTCGTGGCCGACAAGTTTTTGATTGATCGCGGCCTGAAAAATTACTGGGGCTATATGACCTACGGGTTCTTTGCCCCTGATCCGCGGTACATGCAAGGAAATGACATTGCTGAGTTTCAGCAGATGGTCGCCCGGTTTCATTCTGCTGGTATCGAGGTGATTTTGGACGTTGTCTACAATCACACCGCCGAAGGGTCCGAAATGGGTCCGACCCTCAGTTTTCGGGGGCTCGACAACGCCAGCTATTACCGGCTGTCAGATGATCCGCGCTACTACGTTGACGATTCAGGCTGCGGGAACACGCTTGATTTCGAAAACCCGTTTGTGCTGCGCCTCGTGATGGACAGCCTGCGTTATTGGGTTGAGGTGATGCATGTGGACGGCTTCCGGTTTGATCTTTGCACAACCTTGGGGCGGACGCGTGATGGCTTTGACCGAGACGGGCCATTCTTTCGCGCCATCGGCCAAGATCCGGTGCTGAACCGCGTAAAACTGATCGCAGAGCCTTGGGATATTGGCCCCGGTGGATATCAGCTGGGTGCCTATCCAGCGCCTTTTGCGGAATGGAACGACAAGTTTCGCGATAACACGCGCCAGTTTTGGCGGGGTGATCGTGGCAAAGTGTCAGCCATGGCGGCGCGCTTTGCTGGCTCTGCGCAGTTCTTTGATCATGACGGGCGCTCGGCCACGTCTTCGTTGAATTTTCTGACAGCGCATGACGGCTTCACGCTGCATGATACGGTCAGTTATTCAACCAAGCACAACGCGGCCAATGGCGAAGACAACCGCGATGGCCACTCAGAAAACCACTCTGACAATATGGGGATCGAAGGACCGACGGACGATCCCGCAATTGTTAAGGCCCGCATTCGGCGTAAACGAAATCTGATGGCGACGCTCATGCTGTCTCAAGGCACGCCCATGATCCTCGCAGGGGATGAAGTGGGCAATTCGCAAGGCGGCAACAACAATGCGTATTGTCAGGACAACGAAATCGGCTGGGTGGATTGGCCCGAAGAGGGTGATCCGTTTTTCACCTTCTGCCAACAGGCGATCGCGTTTCGAAAGATGCACCCCATATTGAGACAACGGCGGTTTTTGCATTCGCGTCAGCGGCTGATCGACGGAGAGCCGGATTTGTTCTGGCGGCAGGTCAACGGCGACGCCATGCGCCAATCAGATTGGGATGACCCAGACCTAATGACGCTGGTGGCTGAGATGCGCATGGTGTCTGGAACACCCGAATACGTGGAACGGGAGGGCGCATTGCTGATCGCCCTGAACCGCGGCACCGCTGTTGAGATTACACCGCCTAAAGTTCCAGCGGGGGAAGTTTGGGTGCGCCGTTTCGATACGAGTCAAGAAGACGCGATTGCGGTAACTCCTGGCCTTCATGTGGCTGCGGATGCGGTGGTGGTGTTTTCAAAAGAGAAGCAGCACGCGGAATAA
- a CDS encoding alpha-D-glucose phosphate-specific phosphoglucomutase produces MPIQMVRTNPIEGQKPGTSGLRKKTAVFMRPHYLENYVQSTFDGIGGVEGKTLVVGGDGRYFNDRAIQVILRMAAANGAAKCIVGQGGLLSTPATSNLIRQRGADGGLILSASHNPGGPEADFGLKYNGENGGPATETMTDKIFAITKKLTDYKIAAASDIDLDVIGTSKIEGMEIEIADPVTDYATLMKSLFDFDKIRALFADGFTVRFDAMHAVTGPYAHAILEGMLGAAKGTVVNGVPSPDFGGGHPDPNPIWAKDLMDKMHGPVAPDFGAASDGDGDRIMILGRGIYVTPSDGLAVLAAKAHLAPGYKGGLAGVARSMPTSRAVDRVADVLGISCFETPTGWKFFGNLLDAGKVTLCGEESAGAGSDHVREKDGLWALLLWLNILAETQQSVAEIMADLWSTYGRCYYSRHDYENVDSDKANAVMDGLRAKLPSLIGTTVYGLTVEAADEFAYDDPVDGSRSTGQGLRIVFKAGARAVLRLSGTGTEGATIRIYLEQLEKDAEKLDLLPQDALADVCKAAMHLSDLVTQTGRSKPDVIT; encoded by the coding sequence ATGCCTATTCAAATGGTTCGCACAAATCCCATCGAGGGTCAGAAGCCTGGCACCAGTGGGCTGCGCAAAAAAACCGCTGTTTTTATGCGACCGCATTATCTTGAAAATTATGTTCAGTCGACGTTCGACGGGATCGGCGGAGTTGAGGGAAAAACACTCGTGGTCGGGGGTGACGGACGGTATTTCAATGACCGTGCTATTCAGGTGATCTTGCGAATGGCGGCGGCCAATGGTGCGGCCAAATGCATCGTTGGTCAGGGCGGTCTTTTGTCTACGCCCGCGACGTCCAATCTGATCCGGCAACGTGGAGCGGACGGCGGGTTGATCTTATCGGCTAGCCATAACCCTGGCGGGCCAGAGGCTGATTTTGGTCTTAAGTACAATGGCGAGAACGGCGGCCCTGCGACCGAGACAATGACAGACAAGATTTTTGCCATCACCAAAAAGCTTACGGATTATAAAATTGCAGCCGCATCTGACATAGATTTGGACGTGATCGGCACCTCGAAAATTGAAGGGATGGAGATCGAGATTGCCGATCCCGTCACGGATTATGCGACCCTAATGAAGAGCTTGTTCGACTTTGATAAAATTCGCGCGCTCTTTGCTGATGGTTTTACAGTGCGGTTTGACGCGATGCATGCGGTCACCGGCCCCTATGCGCACGCAATTCTTGAGGGAATGTTAGGGGCCGCAAAAGGGACTGTCGTAAATGGTGTGCCCAGCCCGGATTTTGGTGGCGGCCATCCTGATCCCAACCCGATCTGGGCCAAAGACCTGATGGACAAAATGCATGGGCCTGTCGCCCCAGATTTTGGCGCGGCTTCGGATGGCGACGGTGACCGCATCATGATCTTGGGGCGCGGGATCTATGTGACCCCATCTGACGGTCTGGCCGTACTCGCAGCCAAGGCGCATCTGGCGCCGGGATACAAAGGTGGACTGGCTGGCGTTGCGCGCTCCATGCCGACGTCGCGTGCTGTGGACCGTGTCGCTGACGTTTTGGGCATTTCGTGCTTTGAAACCCCCACCGGTTGGAAGTTCTTTGGCAACTTGCTCGATGCCGGGAAGGTGACGCTATGTGGTGAAGAAAGTGCCGGCGCGGGATCAGATCACGTGCGCGAGAAAGACGGGCTTTGGGCGCTCCTTTTATGGCTGAACATTTTAGCTGAGACGCAGCAATCCGTGGCAGAAATCATGGCTGACCTTTGGTCTACCTATGGCCGTTGTTACTATTCGCGCCATGACTATGAAAACGTCGATAGCGATAAGGCCAATGCGGTGATGGATGGGCTGCGCGCCAAATTGCCTTCGCTGATTGGAACGACTGTTTATGGCTTAACGGTCGAAGCGGCGGACGAGTTCGCTTACGACGATCCAGTTGATGGCTCGCGGTCTACTGGCCAAGGTCTGCGCATTGTGTTCAAGGCAGGCGCTCGTGCCGTTTTGCGCCTTTCTGGTACGGGTACCGAAGGGGCGACAATCCGCATCTATCTAGAGCAGCTGGAAAAGGACGCTGAAAAGCTCGACCTGCTGCCGCAAGATGCCTTGGCTGACGTATGCAAAGCAGCGATGCACCTGTCGGATTTAGTAACGCAAACAGGTAGGTCCAAACCCGACGTCATCACCTAA
- a CDS encoding glycogen/starch/alpha-glucan phosphorylase, whose translation MNAMNDLSAEALRARIMQHLTFTLGKDKSHASIYDWRMAVSYSVRDLIVEPWFAATRKTYEAQGKRVYYLSMEFLIGRILEDAMVNLNLRDTMHEVLEAEGIALDDVIEDEPDAALGNGGLGRLAACFLESMSTLACPAYGYGIRYEHGLFKQTFESGRQIERPEDWLNQPHPWEFERPEARYTIPFKGSVGLIDGKPIWKPGESVYARAYDMPVVGWQGKWANTLRLWGAHPTDLFDLDRFNSGDHTAAAAPEALARTLSRVLYPEDATDSGKELRLKQEFFLTSAALQDILRRFLSEYDDLGLLSQKVAIQMNDTHPALAGPELMRLLMDEHGLEWDEAKTLAQGCLNYTNHTLLPEALEAWSTWLMGRILPRHMQIIERIDAEHQKATGCGPELCVIHHDRVHMGTLAFVMASHVNGVSALHSQLMRETVFADLDAVYPGRIINQTNGVTPRRWLRLSNPALSRLLTETIGSGWENDLDRLSELSKYEGDRSVRDAFGVAKRQNKIAFANWVKDQQGITLNPDAMFDVQVKRMHEYKRQLLNVFETIARWSAIRADPGASWTPRVKIFGGKAAPGYFVAKEIIHLINDVADTINNDPVTGDLLKVVYPANYNVSMAQRLIPAADLSEQISTAGKEASGTGNMKFTMNGALTIGTLDGANVEIREHVGADNFFLFGMTAQEVQERYCVDDHARRAILASQPLQEILQMLVEGRFSPADTGRYLGLVDATWKHDPFLVTSDFDSYQAAQADVDRAYADADHWNMLALRNIAGSGFFSSDRTIKGYMADIWGAKSLA comes from the coding sequence ATGAACGCTATGAATGATCTGTCCGCAGAGGCGTTGCGTGCGCGCATTATGCAGCATCTGACCTTCACTCTGGGGAAGGATAAATCGCATGCCAGCATTTATGATTGGCGTATGGCCGTCAGTTATTCCGTTCGCGACCTGATCGTCGAGCCGTGGTTCGCCGCCACGCGCAAGACGTACGAGGCGCAAGGCAAACGAGTTTACTACTTGTCCATGGAATTTCTGATCGGCCGAATTCTTGAAGACGCGATGGTTAACCTGAACTTGCGCGACACGATGCATGAGGTTCTGGAGGCCGAAGGTATCGCTCTTGACGATGTGATCGAGGACGAACCCGATGCCGCTTTGGGCAATGGCGGCCTGGGCCGATTGGCGGCTTGTTTTCTTGAGAGCATGTCGACGCTCGCGTGCCCTGCATACGGCTATGGCATCCGTTACGAACACGGGCTGTTCAAGCAAACATTCGAGAGTGGGCGCCAAATTGAGCGTCCTGAGGATTGGCTGAACCAGCCGCACCCTTGGGAATTTGAACGCCCCGAAGCGCGCTATACGATCCCCTTCAAAGGGAGCGTTGGTTTGATTGATGGTAAACCGATTTGGAAACCCGGCGAATCCGTTTATGCACGGGCCTATGACATGCCTGTTGTCGGTTGGCAGGGAAAATGGGCGAACACGCTCCGCCTTTGGGGGGCGCATCCGACTGATTTGTTCGATCTGGATCGCTTTAATTCTGGGGATCATACAGCCGCTGCTGCACCCGAGGCATTGGCACGCACCCTAAGCAGGGTTTTGTATCCAGAGGATGCAACAGACAGCGGCAAAGAGTTGCGCCTAAAACAGGAGTTCTTCCTGACGTCTGCCGCGCTGCAAGACATTCTGCGCCGCTTTCTTTCTGAATACGATGATCTTGGGCTGTTGTCGCAAAAAGTTGCGATCCAGATGAACGACACGCATCCAGCGCTGGCGGGACCAGAGCTTATGCGGTTGTTGATGGACGAACACGGGCTGGAGTGGGATGAGGCAAAAACCCTCGCTCAGGGTTGTCTGAACTATACCAACCACACATTGCTGCCGGAGGCCTTGGAGGCATGGTCCACATGGCTCATGGGCCGTATCCTGCCCCGCCACATGCAGATCATTGAACGGATCGATGCAGAACACCAAAAGGCGACGGGATGCGGTCCAGAGCTGTGCGTCATCCACCACGACCGGGTCCATATGGGCACATTGGCTTTTGTCATGGCCTCGCATGTGAATGGGGTATCTGCGCTGCATTCGCAGTTGATGCGCGAAACGGTCTTTGCCGATCTGGATGCTGTGTATCCGGGTCGCATCATCAACCAGACCAACGGTGTTACACCGCGACGTTGGCTGCGCCTGTCGAACCCGGCGCTGTCGCGCCTGCTGACAGAAACGATTGGATCCGGATGGGAGAACGACCTCGACCGTTTATCAGAGCTTAGCAAGTACGAAGGCGACCGGAGCGTTCGTGACGCCTTCGGCGTGGCCAAGCGCCAGAACAAAATCGCCTTTGCCAATTGGGTGAAAGATCAACAGGGTATCACGCTAAACCCTGATGCAATGTTCGATGTTCAGGTCAAACGGATGCACGAATACAAGCGACAGCTGCTGAACGTGTTTGAAACCATCGCGCGCTGGTCTGCAATCCGCGCTGATCCCGGTGCAAGCTGGACGCCGCGCGTCAAGATTTTCGGAGGTAAAGCCGCGCCCGGGTATTTTGTCGCCAAGGAAATTATTCACCTCATCAACGATGTGGCGGATACAATTAACAATGATCCGGTGACGGGTGACCTTTTGAAGGTTGTTTATCCCGCCAACTATAATGTCTCGATGGCTCAGCGGCTGATCCCTGCGGCGGATTTGTCAGAGCAGATTTCCACGGCAGGGAAAGAAGCATCCGGCACGGGCAACATGAAGTTCACCATGAACGGTGCGCTGACCATTGGCACGCTTGACGGGGCCAATGTGGAAATCCGCGAACATGTGGGGGCCGATAACTTCTTTTTGTTTGGGATGACCGCCCAAGAAGTACAGGAGCGGTATTGTGTAGATGATCACGCGCGCCGCGCAATCCTTGCCAGCCAGCCTTTACAGGAAATTTTGCAGATGCTGGTCGAAGGGCGCTTTAGCCCCGCAGACACGGGACGCTACCTTGGGCTGGTGGATGCGACTTGGAAACACGATCCGTTTCTCGTCACGTCAGATTTCGACAGCTATCAGGCGGCTCAAGCGGACGTAGACCGTGCCTATGCGGATGCGGACCACTGGAACATGCTGGCACTCCGCAACATCGCGGGATCAGGGTTCTTTTCGTCTGACCGCACGATCAAGGGCTATATGGCAGACATCTGGGGAGCCAAAAGTTTGGCCTAA
- a CDS encoding GlxA family transcriptional regulator yields MIRTVDVLLFDDVNMLDVSGPVQAFEAALVESRKQYVMRYVSPDGNPVRATCGLRLIADKQLSKRSDSDDLLIPGGDGVDALIQNLAVRDVIQRRAAREGTGRLISICSGALVLAAAGVLDGRSATTHWSRSTDTRKYEKVLWDLDRISTSDTRIFTSAGVTTGIDLALAIIRSDCGAEVALAAARELVVQLRRTGGQSQYAIHLAGQFTDDDTLTQLIEKVVSQPHLDWSLDALATTAGMNSRTLSRHFKRDLHETPAQFVERIRVDHARGLLSENLPLKKVAKDSGFGDLQRMRRAFQRRFGIHIRDYISAFG; encoded by the coding sequence ATGATACGCACAGTTGACGTTTTGCTATTCGATGATGTGAATATGCTAGACGTATCAGGCCCGGTTCAGGCGTTTGAAGCGGCGCTTGTCGAAAGTCGCAAGCAGTATGTGATGCGCTATGTGTCGCCCGATGGAAATCCCGTACGCGCGACCTGCGGGTTGCGGTTGATTGCTGACAAACAACTTTCAAAGCGATCTGATAGCGACGATCTTTTGATCCCCGGTGGCGATGGGGTCGATGCCCTAATCCAGAACTTGGCAGTACGCGATGTCATCCAGCGCCGCGCCGCGCGTGAGGGGACTGGCCGCCTAATATCGATTTGCTCCGGAGCGCTCGTTCTGGCGGCTGCAGGTGTTTTGGACGGACGCTCTGCGACAACACATTGGTCACGTTCGACAGACACCCGTAAATACGAAAAAGTCCTTTGGGATCTAGATCGGATCAGCACATCAGATACGCGTATTTTTACATCAGCCGGTGTGACGACAGGGATTGACCTAGCATTGGCGATTATCAGGTCCGATTGTGGTGCGGAAGTTGCTCTGGCCGCCGCACGCGAGCTGGTTGTCCAGCTGCGCCGCACAGGAGGCCAAAGCCAATATGCCATCCACTTGGCTGGTCAATTTACAGATGACGACACCCTAACGCAGTTGATCGAAAAGGTCGTGTCGCAGCCGCATTTAGATTGGTCGTTGGATGCATTAGCAACAACAGCGGGAATGAACTCACGCACCCTTTCCCGGCATTTCAAACGAGACCTACACGAGACACCGGCCCAATTCGTGGAAAGGATACGTGTCGATCACGCCAGAGGCCTGTTGTCAGAAAACCTACCTCTGAAAAAAGTCGCTAAGGATAGCGGCTTTGGCGATTTACAGCGCATGCGGCGCGCATTTCAACGCCGGTTCGGCATCCATATCCGCGACTATATAAGCGCATTTGGGTAA
- a CDS encoding MFS transporter, whose protein sequence is MPVSTFARNGNFLGLLAANTVLGSAMPMLIILGGLAGLMLAPTAALATIPASVQTLAGLFAAAPFSLLMGRLGRKAGFLIGGALALLGALIGTWAMMSDSFILLCVAHLALGAALSCFQYFRFAAAEVVSPEWQPVAISLMLTSGLIAAFVGPQVFILAKDALSPIPLAGAYAAIGAVSLIGLSPLAFVHIPTPKPSPQHRSGGRFAALAVLKQRPVRTAVGIGAVSQGIMVFLMVPTPLAMIGCGFSEAAAGDVIRWHVVAMFAPSFFTGFLIKRFGTWHISMIGLALLVMAAISAATGLSSAHFYGALILLGVGWNFGFIGATTMLANVVSADEKSVVQGVNDTIIALVSTVCAFAAGTIIAGFGWAPLAIVAAVVLTIALGSMMLAKRQSSFEGRSEL, encoded by the coding sequence ATGCCTGTTTCGACTTTCGCCCGTAACGGTAACTTCTTGGGCCTGCTTGCCGCCAATACGGTTTTAGGTTCCGCGATGCCTATGCTGATTATTCTAGGCGGGCTCGCGGGCCTAATGCTTGCACCAACAGCAGCGCTTGCGACGATACCAGCCTCGGTTCAAACGCTCGCCGGATTGTTTGCCGCAGCCCCGTTTTCATTGTTGATGGGGCGACTTGGTCGGAAAGCTGGCTTTTTGATTGGCGGGGCCCTCGCACTCCTAGGGGCATTGATCGGCACATGGGCCATGATGTCAGACAGCTTTATCCTTTTGTGTGTGGCTCACCTTGCCCTCGGCGCGGCCTTGTCTTGTTTCCAATATTTCCGGTTTGCTGCAGCCGAAGTGGTGAGCCCAGAATGGCAGCCCGTAGCTATTTCCTTGATGCTCACATCTGGGTTGATTGCCGCGTTCGTGGGCCCACAAGTGTTCATTCTGGCCAAAGACGCGCTTAGCCCCATCCCCTTGGCAGGGGCTTATGCCGCGATTGGTGCCGTATCGCTGATCGGGCTTTCGCCCTTGGCATTCGTGCACATTCCTACACCCAAACCTTCGCCGCAACATCGCTCCGGTGGCAGGTTTGCGGCCCTCGCAGTTCTCAAACAACGTCCGGTTCGGACGGCAGTTGGCATCGGCGCAGTGTCGCAGGGGATCATGGTGTTTTTGATGGTACCTACCCCGCTCGCGATGATTGGATGCGGATTTTCAGAAGCGGCTGCGGGTGATGTGATCCGCTGGCATGTTGTGGCGATGTTTGCGCCCAGCTTTTTTACGGGCTTTCTAATCAAACGTTTCGGCACATGGCATATTTCGATGATTGGGTTGGCATTGCTGGTCATGGCGGCGATCTCTGCAGCCACGGGGCTGTCTTCGGCACATTTCTACGGAGCGCTCATTTTGCTTGGTGTCGGATGGAACTTTGGGTTCATCGGCGCGACAACAATGTTGGCAAATGTGGTATCTGCGGACGAGAAATCTGTCGTTCAGGGCGTCAATGACACCATCATCGCGTTGGTCTCGACAGTATGCGCATTTGCAGCGGGCACGATCATTGCAGGATTTGGTTGGGCACCTCTCGCCATCGTGGCTGCGGTCGTCCTTACAATTGCCCTTGGCTCAATGATGCTTGCGAAGCGTCAGAGTTCCTTTGAGGGTAGGTCAGAATTGTGA